TCACCAACTGTTTGATGCAGGAGCTGACCCAGTTCTGATACTCAGGTACTTTAGTTGGTCGCAGAAGAATTTCAATGTTACACACCCTCTTGAACTCACTTGTAGACTTTTGCACTCCCTAGCAAATGCAAAAAAATACTCAAAGATCAGAGCTTTCTTAGATGGATTTGTTAGAAACAATGAAAAGCATTCgaattcttcaatttttcaCATGCTTTCAATGTGTGGCAACCAGTTCTGTGCAAATTCTGTTATAATTGATATGTTGGTGCTGGCAtatgtgaaaaatatgaagacCCGTTTGGGTTTTGAAGCATTTCAGAGAGCTGGTGATTACGGGTTTAAGTTGTCAGTTTTGTCTTGTAACCCTTTGTTGAGTGCTTTGGtgaaggaaaatgaaattggGTATGTTGAATATGTGTACAAAGAGATGGTTAGGAGGAGGATAGAGGCTGATTTGTTCACTTTCAGTATTGTGATTAATGGTTTGTGTAAAGTTGGGAAATTGAACAAGGCAAGGGATGTTACTAATGACATGAAAGCTTGGGGGATTTCACCAAATGTGGTTACTTATAATACTCTTATTGACGGGTATTGCAAAAAAGGTGGATTGGGGAAGATGCACAAAGCTGATGCCATTTTGAAGGAGATGGTGGCAAATAATGTTCACCCGAATGAGAttacttttaatattttgattgATGGGTTCTGTAAAGATGAAAATGTAGCTTCTGCGGTTAAGGTGTTTGAGGAAATGAAGCAGGGTTTGAAACCGAATGTGATTACATATAATTCTCTGATTAATGGGTTATGCTGTAATGGGAAGCTTGACGAGGCTTGTGGTTTGCAGGATGAAATGCTTGGCTTGGGTTTGAAGCCAAATATAGTTACCTACAATGCACTCATAAATGGGTTCTgcaaaaagaagatgatgaaggaAGCTAAAGAGTTGTTTGATGACATTATGAATGGAGGCCTGGTGCCCAATGCTATAACATATAATACGCTAATTGATGCTTACTGTAAGCATGGAATGATGGAGGAAGCATACGCATTGCATAATTCAATGTTAGAGAGAAGGGTTTCCCCAAACACTTCGACGTTTAACTGCTGGATTGCTTGTTTCTGTAGGCAGGGAAACATGGAATTAGCTAGGAAGTTCTTGCATGAAATGGAGGTTAGGGGCTTGAAAGCTGATCCCATAACgtataatttattaatagATGCATTGTGCAAAGAAGGGGAGTCAAGAAAGGCAGAAAGGCTCTTGAATGAGATGTTTAAAAAAGGTTTGAGTCCTAGCCACGTGACGTACAATACTTTGATGGATGGCTATTGCAGGGAAGGAAACCTGAAGGCAGCTTTGAATGTGAGGTTACAGATGGAGAAAGAAGGGAAGCGGGCAAATATAGTAACATACAATGTGTTGATCAAGGGACATTGTATGAAGGGAAAGCTTAAAGTTGCAAATGAGCTTCTCAATGAGATGCTGGAGAAAGGTTTGGTCCCAAATCGTACTACATATGAAATagtaaaagaagaaatgatGGAGAAAGGTTTTCTTCCTGATATAGAGGGACACCTGTATAACATCTCTAGCTTTTAATCATCGAAATGAGAAATTGAATTGGTTTCACTCTCACCATAATCAAAATGTTTCTTTGATGTGAAGGGGCCATGCATGTATCCACATCTGCAAGTAATCAATATGTGATGGATGAAAGAGGAAAAACATCATTCATTGGTTGCAAAATGCACTCTTGTCCCTTCTCCCACCTCCACCTATTCAGTTAATATTATTATCGCGATTCAATGTTGTGGTGGTTGACTACAGCAGAGGCGTAAACTGTCACAAAGTTGGAGGACGGTATAACTTGTGATGTAACTCTCAGTCTTCTTTCAGAAGACTATAACAAGGATGATGATGTATAGAGGCAACAATATTTGAGGTTATATTGACCTTCAGAGACTAGTTCCCTACGGAGCATAGACAAAGCTTTGTTCAGCGCTTGATGTACTTGGAACATCTTGTTCCCTGGTTAGCAGATTTTCTGCAGTATCTGGTACAAACAAATTGCAAAGCCAGAAAGTGCTTGAAGAGCTAAGATGTATGTGTCAAGGTTGATATTAAAGAGCTTAATTCAAATGGTTTATTTGTAGAAACATTTCCAGTCAAGCACAAAGATAGGTATCTTCAAAACTTTTTTATCCATCTACCATCCAACCTTTATCTTAAAGCGTCCTGTATCCATAATGCCTTTTAactcaattttttgtttccatgTGTATAAACATTTAAACTTGAAACTTGAATTAGTGAAGAAAGAGCGAAATCAGTAGGATATATATTGAACTACACATGGCCAAATTAACTCAAACTATATTAAGGAGTTTCTTGCTTCAATAATATGAGCTTAATCACATGGCACATATTGGCCTCAAGAGATTAAGTATAAGCATACACACAGTACAACTTAATCTTCCCCACAAATTCTTTATTACAAGCAGTAGAAAACCAATACAACTTGTCTTTGGACCAAGACACTAGACCACACTATATAGACCCTGTAATACATTTGCAACATTTTTCTTCCAGTTGACAGAAAGGAGTGAGACTTATCACTCTTTCTGAAACTTAAAATGAGAAGTTCATCATGTCCAGGCTCAAGCTCTCCATCATGACAGTTTCCATGAATCCGCACTTAGTGATCGATGCCTTCTTGAAACTACTACCTCTGGGTTTGAAGGCACAAGCAGAGATGGGAATGATTGGGATGTTCTCGCAGTTGCAGAGCTCGATCATATACCCGTctgggtcatggaagaacacCTGGTCGACCTTGACCCCATCATCCTCCACCACAGCTGTCACATACCTCATCCCCATATCTTGCAGCCTCCTCTTAACAAGTCCAACATCAGTGCACTGCATGATCATAACCAAAACATATTTGTTATATTTGACCACAAATAACATTACTGGTTCCACAAGTACCGGTGCAGCTCTTACTTGGAAGGAGATGTGGTTGTCCTTGGGATTGATTGGCCGAGATTCATAGTCTTCCATGGCTGGACTTTCAATCAAGTGTATCCCGATCCCATAGTTATACAACCTACACAAGGTCAGAGACAGAttgatttgttattttcttttaaacaaACTTTGGAAAAGCatgcattttcttttcaagaaaatcataaatatTCAACTTTGCTGCGTATGAAAAACCATTCCATACTATAAAAAGCATGTTCAGATAGAGAGAAAGCTAACCAGGCTCCATTGAAGTTGAAAGAAGAAGGGCGTTTGATTACAACAAAGCCCAAGACATCTTCATAGAACCTCAAAGAATCCCACACCGATCTGCATAATAAAGACACATGATTTAAAGAGAGCAAAGGCAGTGCCTCGCAGTTGCTTAGCTCCTCAATCTCCATTTGACACTCTTAGTCTTATGACTCTTACTTGCACTTAGAATTCTCTCTTTGATTTCTTGTATGCCCTGCATCACAAGACTAGGGGAGGTGCCTTTTTATAAAGCCACACTTTGGTGCATCTTTTGAGctcaattcaaatttttgCACATTGTTCTTTGCTCTTGTGAGGAACTTTCCTGGCAGATTCTCTCAGATCATACCAGAAAAGTTAAATTTAGTCATCCTCACAGCTACTGTCCACCTTGACATATTGGGAGGGGTGGTGATATCCTTGAAGGCCACATCAACAATGTGTTAAACACAATTAAAAgggtactctttttttttttttctttttctttttggctgtGCATTTTCTAACATGTTAAATCTTGTCATCACAGTAATTAGCCACTGTTTAATTTTCATCAGGCAGACTATCTCAAGGTATTTCCTAATCATCAATCATTTTGTGCGGTTGATTTCAAGTCCAAAGGTACACACAGTTTGATTAGTATCCTAAagcaaaaacccaaaatatgaAATGGGGGCAAGTGTGCATTTTGACCCAACCTTTTCTTGGAACTTCAGGTAGTTCTTAGAAGCTTGTAAATCCAGGGAACTACAAAGATGCCAAATATTGAGAAGTTTCTGTGATGTTTCCTCTCTCCCACATGACATTATcatccttttttcttcctgTAAACTCAACAATCCAAAATAGACAGATAGGATGAGATATCATTCACCAAGAGATTGATCTGCCTTTTTGAACGGTGATAATCAAAATGTTTTGAATGTGTTCATATTCTGTCtcttttctatattttgttATGCATGTTTGAACAGTCTAGTTTGAGAAACAATGGGAAAGTGCTCATTGGGCTTTTGGTTTGTATGAGTTTAGATCCATTATGCCTGGTTTGGTTGCTATAAACTATGTTTGTACTTGTTTGCTGGCTCTATTGGACTTTGTCACTTGCAGAGCATGCTAACAAACATTCCTAACTTGGATTATTGTGAAGAGCCCTAAATTTAACCAATGCAAATAATGGGATCCCAATTCACCCACACGTTTGTTTTTTCCGGCAGCCCAGTcatcttttaaaaattctgaGTAACCCAATTTGGTCTCATCAAGCATTTTACCATATATCTTTTATTATCTTGTGTAAAATCCTGTCAGTAGAGGCTAGTTGAAACAGTCTCCGCCGGCATTTTACCATATATCTCGGGTAAAATCTTAATTTCTTTTGCCTCCAGCAGCGGCGGAGGTGCTGTACCGGCATGGGCCAGAATGGTTTTTTCATTCGTTTGGTTTGGGCTTTTCtggttctttttcttccattcGATTTGCttgtttgggttttcttttgttattattggtattttattttggtaggCCCAGTTACTTGATCTCCCATTTGTAATGAGCGCATACTCAATGACTCCTGcaatattgtttttcttttcttttttgttgaataaaaGACCCTTCAACgatgaatttttctttcaatacaAGCAATTGGAAAAGGGGGGTTTACacacaaaatatttattgggtGTCTAGAGATTTTGAACCTCAGTTCACATGGATGGAGGTAGAAAAGTTCAACTAACTGAGCTATACTCCACTGATTAATTTCAACGATGAAATTTAATTGAAGCATCCCTAATAGAACTTCATTAACTAGGGATAATTTCATTttagtaaaataaaaagatattttgaatattaggAATTGATCATAAATAGGTTCGCTAGTCATCCatcaaattaaatatgaagAGGTTTTTGCTATGTACTGGCGGTTAGGTTGGGAGTGACATCCTTAACCAAataatttacttttttctAGTTGAAacagacatatatatatatatatagttcttTTCTCATTTCGATATCCAGACGCAATTATAAacctatttatatatttcatatGGTGAAGTAGGTAATGGGCTAATGATGCCATTAATTATGCCCAATTCCAATTCACTGGCAGCCAATTTCTAGTGGAACAGGTAAAATTAGATTTGAAGTTAGGAAGGTACAAATAGCAAGCTGGTTAAATGATGTCCGCccaattttaatatattgaCAGAGTATGGATGAGCTTGATTATTTACCACAATCATTCAGAAGAGTGTTGGAATTAGTTGGGTTTTCGTTTTCAATCCTGGACAGATTTT
Above is a genomic segment from Prunus dulcis chromosome 7, ALMONDv2, whole genome shotgun sequence containing:
- the LOC117633721 gene encoding pentatricopeptide repeat-containing protein At1g09820, with translation MLKLLSSSSSCLQARVHVQGHRRTCIRLCSLISISTIPSSQPFSLPIISELIAKQHWSELKTHLKDSNFIAVLHQLFDAGADPVLILRYFSWSQKNFNVTHPLELTCRLLHSLANAKKYSKIRAFLDGFVRNNEKHSNSSIFHMLSMCGNQFCANSVIIDMLVLAYVKNMKTRLGFEAFQRAGDYGFKLSVLSCNPLLSALVKENEIGYVEYVYKEMVRRRIEADLFTFSIVINGLCKVGKLNKARDVTNDMKAWGISPNVVTYNTLIDGYCKKGGLGKMHKADAILKEMVANNVHPNEITFNILIDGFCKDENVASAVKVFEEMKQGLKPNVITYNSLINGLCCNGKLDEACGLQDEMLGLGLKPNIVTYNALINGFCKKKMMKEAKELFDDIMNGGLVPNAITYNTLIDAYCKHGMMEEAYALHNSMLERRVSPNTSTFNCWIACFCRQGNMELARKFLHEMEVRGLKADPITYNLLIDALCKEGESRKAERLLNEMFKKGLSPSHVTYNTLMDGYCREGNLKAALNVRLQMEKEGKRANIVTYNVLIKGHCMKGKLKVANELLNEMLEKGLVPNRTTYEIVKEEMMEKGFLPDIEGHLYNISSF
- the LOC117633728 gene encoding uncharacterized protein LOC117633728 translates to MEIEELSNCEALPLLSLNHVSLLCRSVWDSLRFYEDVLGFVVIKRPSSFNFNGAWLYNYGIGIHLIESPAMEDYESRPINPKDNHISFQCTDVGLVKRRLQDMGMRYVTAVVEDDGVKVDQVFFHDPDGYMIELCNCENIPIIPISACAFKPRGSSFKKASITKCGFMETVMMESLSLDMMNFSF